One Kitasatospora sp. MAP12-44 DNA segment encodes these proteins:
- a CDS encoding DUF6348 family protein, whose product MGPEQRLAVIQRAVIREMAGYGREFTVDGALLRGPGTTAVAVREHPAADGAAGHADLGFVLRLGSADTPVLWDCAAGLGTTEEEKLDSAVRMWAATTAATVVELLDGQGQYGDHLRPERLPGWHAVQSPATVFGFGRADLSGWLGERELLPALADTLAPELADRRLTGVKVFFGGRVGDEVAEVRVNGELAHGASRALGALDWPRGERFCWARLFVLLTADQGVLELARAAERPLPATQPPPTAATPAPARRGPLSRWWQARRAGQ is encoded by the coding sequence ATGGGCCCCGAGCAGCGGCTGGCAGTGATCCAGCGCGCGGTGATCCGGGAGATGGCGGGCTACGGACGGGAGTTCACCGTCGACGGCGCCCTGCTGCGCGGCCCCGGCACGACCGCCGTGGCGGTCCGCGAGCACCCCGCGGCGGACGGCGCCGCCGGGCACGCCGACCTCGGCTTCGTGCTGCGCCTGGGCAGCGCCGACACCCCCGTGCTCTGGGACTGCGCGGCGGGCCTGGGCACCACCGAGGAGGAGAAGCTCGACAGCGCGGTGCGGATGTGGGCGGCCACCACCGCGGCCACCGTGGTCGAACTCCTCGACGGCCAGGGCCAGTACGGCGACCACCTGCGCCCCGAGCGGCTGCCCGGCTGGCACGCGGTGCAGAGCCCGGCCACCGTCTTCGGCTTCGGCCGCGCCGACCTCTCCGGCTGGCTCGGCGAGCGCGAGCTGCTGCCGGCGCTGGCCGACACCCTGGCGCCCGAGCTGGCGGATCGCCGGCTGACCGGCGTCAAGGTGTTCTTCGGCGGCCGGGTGGGCGACGAGGTGGCCGAGGTCCGGGTGAACGGCGAACTGGCCCACGGCGCCTCCCGGGCGCTGGGCGCGCTGGACTGGCCGCGCGGCGAACGGTTCTGCTGGGCGCGGCTGTTCGTGCTGCTGACGGCCGACCAGGGCGTGCTGGAGCTCGCCCGGGCCGCCGAGCGTCCGCTGCCCGCGACGCAGCCGCCGCCGACCGCCGCGACTCCCGCGCCGGCCCGGCGCGGCCCGCTCAGCCGCTGGTGGCAGGCCCGGCGGGCCGGTCAGTAG